In Lathamus discolor isolate bLatDis1 unplaced genomic scaffold, bLatDis1.hap1 Scaffold_51, whole genome shotgun sequence, one genomic interval encodes:
- the LOC136006638 gene encoding cytochrome P450 4F3 isoform X3 translates to MALGPLLALLALALALGALRGSRGLLTRARATCGHLRAFPRPPWRGWVLGHTGMAKSTEEGLEQAEALAARYRRGCLWWFLPWLPVLRLFHPDTLRPVLTAAAAIAPKVQLFYGFLQPWLGDGLLLSHGCKWVQHRRLLTPAFHGDLLKTYLGIFNQSTHVMHDKWRAAAGPMGDAVALEVLDQLSLLTLDSLQRCIFSHESHCQQQPSEYIEAILELSRLVVRRQQHLLHYPWWLYRLSGDGRRFTQACATVHGFTAAVVQRRRQALQRLGHQAWLDQHRGQRMDFIDLLLLSKDEDGNTLSDEDIAAEANTFMFAGHDTTASALAWLLYNLAGHQQHQDRCRQEVQELLKGRDVEDIEWEDLSRLPFTTMCIKESLRLHPPVTAVSRCCTQDLATRDGRVIPKGVICLMSIYGTHHNPEMWPDPQVYNPLRFSPENSQGRSPLAFIPFSAGPRCCAWACPSVPCVTIHGHVTP, encoded by the exons ATGGCGCTGGGGCCGCTGCTGGCGCTGCTGGCGCTGGCGCTGGCGCTGGGGGCCCTGCGGGGCTCCCGGGGCCTCCTCACCCGCGCCCGGGCCACGTGCGGGCACCTCCGAGCCTTCCCGCGCCCGCCCTGGCGCGGCTGGGTCCTGGGGCACACGGGAATG GCCAAGAGCACGGaggaggggctggagcaggcgGAGGCGCTGGCGGCCCGGTACCGCCGCGGCTGCCTCTGGTGGTTCCTGCCCTGGCTGCCGGTCCTGCGGCTCTTCCACCCCGACACGCTGCGCCCCGTGCTCACGGCCGCAG CCGCCATCGCCCCCAAGGTCCAGCTCTTCTACGGCTTcctccagccctggctgg GGGAcgggctgctgctgagccatgGGTGCAAGTGGGTGCAGCACCGGCGGCTCCTGACGCCCGCCTTCCATGGGGACCTGCTCAAGACCTACCTGGGCATCTTCAACCAGAGCACCCACGTCATGCAC GACAAGTGGCGAGCAGCAGCGGGCCCCATGGGTGATGCAGTGGCGCTGGAGGTGCTGGACCAGCTCAGCCTCCTCACCCTGGACAGCCTCCAGAGATGCATCTTCAGCCACGAGAGCCACTGCCAGCA GCAGCCCAGCGAGTACATCGAGGCCATCCTGGAGCTGAGCAGGTTGGTGGTGCGGCGCCAGCAGCACCTTCTCCATTACCCCTGGTGGCTCTACCGGCTCTCGGGCGATGGGCGCCGCTTCACCCAGGCCTGTGCCACTGTCCATGGCTTCACCGCGGCTGTGGTGCAGCGCCGGCGCCAGGCACTCCAGCGCCTGGGCCACCAGGCCTGGCTGGACCAGCACCGCGGCCAGCGCATGGACTTCATCgacctcctgctgctctctaAG GACGAGGATGGGAACACGCTGTCGGATGAGGACATTGCAGCCGAGGCCAACACCTTCATGTTTGCAG GCCACGACACCACAGCCAGCGCCTTGGCTTGGCTGCTCTACAACCTGGCCGGCCACCAACAGCACCAGGACCGCTGCCGCCAGGAGGTCCAGGAGCTCCTCAAGGGCCGGGATGTGGAAGACATCGAATG GGAGGACCTGTCCCGCCTGCCCTTCACCACCATGTGCATCAAGGAGAGCCTCCGCCTGCATCCCCCGGTGACCGCCGTGTCCCGCTGCTGCACCCAGGACCTGGCCACGCGCGATGGAAGGGTCATCCCCAAGG GGGTCATCTGCTTGATGAGCATCTATGGGACCCATCACAACCCCGAAATGTGGCCCGATCCTCAG GTCTACAACCCATTGAGGTTCAGCCCGGAGAACAGCCAGGGACGGTCCCCATTGGCCTTCATCCCCTTCTCTGCTGGCCCCAG GTGCTGTGCATGGGCATGTCCCTCCGTGCCATGTGTGACCATCCATGGACATGTCACCCCATGA
- the LOC136006638 gene encoding cytochrome P450 4F3 isoform X4: MALGPLLALLALALALGALRGSRGLLTRARATCGHLRAFPRPPWRGWVLGHTGMAKSTEEGLEQAEALAARYRRGCLWWFLPWLPVLRLFHPDTLRPVLTAAAAIAPKVQLFYGFLQPWLGDGLLLSHGCKWVQHRRLLTPAFHGDLLKTYLGIFNQSTHVMHDKWRAAAGPMGDAVALEVLDQLSLLTLDSLQRCIFSHESHCQQQPSEYIEAILELSRLVVRRQQHLLHYPWWLYRLSGDGRRFTQACATVHGFTAAVVQRRRQALQRLGHQAWLDQHRGQRMDFIDLLLLSKDEDGNTLSDEDIAAEANTFMFAGHDTTASALAWLLYNLAGHQQHQDRCRQEVQELLKGRDVEDIEWEDLSRLPFTTMCIKESLRLHPPVTAVSRCCTQDLATRDGRVIPKGVICLMSIYGTHHNPEMWPDPQVYNPLRFSPENSQGRSPLAFIPFSAGPR; encoded by the exons ATGGCGCTGGGGCCGCTGCTGGCGCTGCTGGCGCTGGCGCTGGCGCTGGGGGCCCTGCGGGGCTCCCGGGGCCTCCTCACCCGCGCCCGGGCCACGTGCGGGCACCTCCGAGCCTTCCCGCGCCCGCCCTGGCGCGGCTGGGTCCTGGGGCACACGGGAATG GCCAAGAGCACGGaggaggggctggagcaggcgGAGGCGCTGGCGGCCCGGTACCGCCGCGGCTGCCTCTGGTGGTTCCTGCCCTGGCTGCCGGTCCTGCGGCTCTTCCACCCCGACACGCTGCGCCCCGTGCTCACGGCCGCAG CCGCCATCGCCCCCAAGGTCCAGCTCTTCTACGGCTTcctccagccctggctgg GGGAcgggctgctgctgagccatgGGTGCAAGTGGGTGCAGCACCGGCGGCTCCTGACGCCCGCCTTCCATGGGGACCTGCTCAAGACCTACCTGGGCATCTTCAACCAGAGCACCCACGTCATGCAC GACAAGTGGCGAGCAGCAGCGGGCCCCATGGGTGATGCAGTGGCGCTGGAGGTGCTGGACCAGCTCAGCCTCCTCACCCTGGACAGCCTCCAGAGATGCATCTTCAGCCACGAGAGCCACTGCCAGCA GCAGCCCAGCGAGTACATCGAGGCCATCCTGGAGCTGAGCAGGTTGGTGGTGCGGCGCCAGCAGCACCTTCTCCATTACCCCTGGTGGCTCTACCGGCTCTCGGGCGATGGGCGCCGCTTCACCCAGGCCTGTGCCACTGTCCATGGCTTCACCGCGGCTGTGGTGCAGCGCCGGCGCCAGGCACTCCAGCGCCTGGGCCACCAGGCCTGGCTGGACCAGCACCGCGGCCAGCGCATGGACTTCATCgacctcctgctgctctctaAG GACGAGGATGGGAACACGCTGTCGGATGAGGACATTGCAGCCGAGGCCAACACCTTCATGTTTGCAG GCCACGACACCACAGCCAGCGCCTTGGCTTGGCTGCTCTACAACCTGGCCGGCCACCAACAGCACCAGGACCGCTGCCGCCAGGAGGTCCAGGAGCTCCTCAAGGGCCGGGATGTGGAAGACATCGAATG GGAGGACCTGTCCCGCCTGCCCTTCACCACCATGTGCATCAAGGAGAGCCTCCGCCTGCATCCCCCGGTGACCGCCGTGTCCCGCTGCTGCACCCAGGACCTGGCCACGCGCGATGGAAGGGTCATCCCCAAGG GGGTCATCTGCTTGATGAGCATCTATGGGACCCATCACAACCCCGAAATGTGGCCCGATCCTCAG GTCTACAACCCATTGAGGTTCAGCCCGGAGAACAGCCAGGGACGGTCCCCATTGGCCTTCATCCCCTTCTCTGCTGGCCCCAG GTGA
- the LOC136006638 gene encoding ultra-long-chain fatty acid omega-hydroxylase isoform X2 — MALGPLLALLALALALGALRGSRGLLTRARATCGHLRAFPRPPWRGWVLGHTGMAKSTEEGLEQAEALAARYRRGCLWWFLPWLPVLRLFHPDTLRPVLTAAAAIAPKVQLFYGFLQPWLGDGLLLSHGCKWVQHRRLLTPAFHGDLLKTYLGIFNQSTHVMHDKWRAAAGPMGDAVALEVLDQLSLLTLDSLQRCIFSHESHCQQQPSEYIEAILELSRLVVRRQQHLLHYPWWLYRLSGDGRRFTQACATVHGFTAAVVQRRRQALQRLGHQAWLDQHRGQRMDFIDLLLLSKDEDGNTLSDEDIAAEANTFMFAGHDTTASALAWLLYNLAGHQQHQDRCRQEVQELLKGRDVEDIEWEDLSRLPFTTMCIKESLRLHPPVTAVSRCCTQDLATRDGRVIPKGVICLMSIYGTHHNPEMWPDPQVYNPLRFSPENSQGRSPLAFIPFSAGPRNCIGQKFAMAEMKVVAALTVARFRIRLDTARPPRRKPELILRAEDGLWLVLEPLPKGP, encoded by the exons ATGGCGCTGGGGCCGCTGCTGGCGCTGCTGGCGCTGGCGCTGGCGCTGGGGGCCCTGCGGGGCTCCCGGGGCCTCCTCACCCGCGCCCGGGCCACGTGCGGGCACCTCCGAGCCTTCCCGCGCCCGCCCTGGCGCGGCTGGGTCCTGGGGCACACGGGAATG GCCAAGAGCACGGaggaggggctggagcaggcgGAGGCGCTGGCGGCCCGGTACCGCCGCGGCTGCCTCTGGTGGTTCCTGCCCTGGCTGCCGGTCCTGCGGCTCTTCCACCCCGACACGCTGCGCCCCGTGCTCACGGCCGCAG CCGCCATCGCCCCCAAGGTCCAGCTCTTCTACGGCTTcctccagccctggctgg GGGAcgggctgctgctgagccatgGGTGCAAGTGGGTGCAGCACCGGCGGCTCCTGACGCCCGCCTTCCATGGGGACCTGCTCAAGACCTACCTGGGCATCTTCAACCAGAGCACCCACGTCATGCAC GACAAGTGGCGAGCAGCAGCGGGCCCCATGGGTGATGCAGTGGCGCTGGAGGTGCTGGACCAGCTCAGCCTCCTCACCCTGGACAGCCTCCAGAGATGCATCTTCAGCCACGAGAGCCACTGCCAGCA GCAGCCCAGCGAGTACATCGAGGCCATCCTGGAGCTGAGCAGGTTGGTGGTGCGGCGCCAGCAGCACCTTCTCCATTACCCCTGGTGGCTCTACCGGCTCTCGGGCGATGGGCGCCGCTTCACCCAGGCCTGTGCCACTGTCCATGGCTTCACCGCGGCTGTGGTGCAGCGCCGGCGCCAGGCACTCCAGCGCCTGGGCCACCAGGCCTGGCTGGACCAGCACCGCGGCCAGCGCATGGACTTCATCgacctcctgctgctctctaAG GACGAGGATGGGAACACGCTGTCGGATGAGGACATTGCAGCCGAGGCCAACACCTTCATGTTTGCAG GCCACGACACCACAGCCAGCGCCTTGGCTTGGCTGCTCTACAACCTGGCCGGCCACCAACAGCACCAGGACCGCTGCCGCCAGGAGGTCCAGGAGCTCCTCAAGGGCCGGGATGTGGAAGACATCGAATG GGAGGACCTGTCCCGCCTGCCCTTCACCACCATGTGCATCAAGGAGAGCCTCCGCCTGCATCCCCCGGTGACCGCCGTGTCCCGCTGCTGCACCCAGGACCTGGCCACGCGCGATGGAAGGGTCATCCCCAAGG GGGTCATCTGCTTGATGAGCATCTATGGGACCCATCACAACCCCGAAATGTGGCCCGATCCTCAG GTCTACAACCCATTGAGGTTCAGCCCGGAGAACAGCCAGGGACGGTCCCCATTGGCCTTCATCCCCTTCTCTGCTGGCCCCAG GAACTGCATCGGGCAGAAATTCGCCATGGCCGAGATGAAGGTGGTGGCGGCCCTGACCGTGGCTCGGTTCCGCATCCGCCTGGACACGGCGCGGCCGCCGCGGCGCAAGCCCGAGCTCATCCTGCGCGCCGAGGACGggctctggctggtgctggagcCGCTGCCCAAGGGGCCCTAA
- the LOC136006638 gene encoding ultra-long-chain fatty acid omega-hydroxylase isoform X1, protein MALGPLLALLALALALGALRGSRGLLTRARATCGHLRAFPRPPWRGWVLGHTGMAKSTEEGLEQAEALAARYRRGCLWWFLPWLPVLRLFHPDTLRPVLTAAAAIAPKVQLFYGFLQPWLGDGLLLSHGCKWVQHRRLLTPAFHGDLLKTYLGIFNQSTHVMHDKWRAAAGPMGDAVALEVLDQLSLLTLDSLQRCIFSHESHCQQQPSEYIEAILELSRLVVRRQQHLLHYPWWLYRLSGDGRRFTQACATVHGFTAAVVQRRRQALQRLGHQAWLDQHRGQRMDFIDLLLLSKDEDGNTLSDEDIAAEANTFMFAGHDTTASALAWLLYNLAGHQQHQDRCRQEVQELLKGRDVEDIEWEDLSRLPFTTMCIKESLRLHPPVTAVSRCCTQDLATRDGRVIPKGVICLMSIYGTHHNPEMWPDPQVYNPLRFSPENSQGRSPLAFIPFSAGPRRGRGGRNCIGQKFAMAEMKVVAALTVARFRIRLDTARPPRRKPELILRAEDGLWLVLEPLPKGP, encoded by the exons ATGGCGCTGGGGCCGCTGCTGGCGCTGCTGGCGCTGGCGCTGGCGCTGGGGGCCCTGCGGGGCTCCCGGGGCCTCCTCACCCGCGCCCGGGCCACGTGCGGGCACCTCCGAGCCTTCCCGCGCCCGCCCTGGCGCGGCTGGGTCCTGGGGCACACGGGAATG GCCAAGAGCACGGaggaggggctggagcaggcgGAGGCGCTGGCGGCCCGGTACCGCCGCGGCTGCCTCTGGTGGTTCCTGCCCTGGCTGCCGGTCCTGCGGCTCTTCCACCCCGACACGCTGCGCCCCGTGCTCACGGCCGCAG CCGCCATCGCCCCCAAGGTCCAGCTCTTCTACGGCTTcctccagccctggctgg GGGAcgggctgctgctgagccatgGGTGCAAGTGGGTGCAGCACCGGCGGCTCCTGACGCCCGCCTTCCATGGGGACCTGCTCAAGACCTACCTGGGCATCTTCAACCAGAGCACCCACGTCATGCAC GACAAGTGGCGAGCAGCAGCGGGCCCCATGGGTGATGCAGTGGCGCTGGAGGTGCTGGACCAGCTCAGCCTCCTCACCCTGGACAGCCTCCAGAGATGCATCTTCAGCCACGAGAGCCACTGCCAGCA GCAGCCCAGCGAGTACATCGAGGCCATCCTGGAGCTGAGCAGGTTGGTGGTGCGGCGCCAGCAGCACCTTCTCCATTACCCCTGGTGGCTCTACCGGCTCTCGGGCGATGGGCGCCGCTTCACCCAGGCCTGTGCCACTGTCCATGGCTTCACCGCGGCTGTGGTGCAGCGCCGGCGCCAGGCACTCCAGCGCCTGGGCCACCAGGCCTGGCTGGACCAGCACCGCGGCCAGCGCATGGACTTCATCgacctcctgctgctctctaAG GACGAGGATGGGAACACGCTGTCGGATGAGGACATTGCAGCCGAGGCCAACACCTTCATGTTTGCAG GCCACGACACCACAGCCAGCGCCTTGGCTTGGCTGCTCTACAACCTGGCCGGCCACCAACAGCACCAGGACCGCTGCCGCCAGGAGGTCCAGGAGCTCCTCAAGGGCCGGGATGTGGAAGACATCGAATG GGAGGACCTGTCCCGCCTGCCCTTCACCACCATGTGCATCAAGGAGAGCCTCCGCCTGCATCCCCCGGTGACCGCCGTGTCCCGCTGCTGCACCCAGGACCTGGCCACGCGCGATGGAAGGGTCATCCCCAAGG GGGTCATCTGCTTGATGAGCATCTATGGGACCCATCACAACCCCGAAATGTGGCCCGATCCTCAG GTCTACAACCCATTGAGGTTCAGCCCGGAGAACAGCCAGGGACGGTCCCCATTGGCCTTCATCCCCTTCTCTGCTGGCCCCAG AAGGGGCCGTGGCGGCAGGAACTGCATCGGGCAGAAATTCGCCATGGCCGAGATGAAGGTGGTGGCGGCCCTGACCGTGGCTCGGTTCCGCATCCGCCTGGACACGGCGCGGCCGCCGCGGCGCAAGCCCGAGCTCATCCTGCGCGCCGAGGACGggctctggctggtgctggagcCGCTGCCCAAGGGGCCCTAA